In Streptomyces durocortorensis, a genomic segment contains:
- a CDS encoding phosphatase PAP2 family protein has protein sequence MAGLELDGSNPDVSLLYDINGLAKAAPTWFDRTMEFVGEYGIMFGLVLVGLWCWWSMRKRGTLDDSVTAAAAIVWAPLAAAIAIIINIPIRGFVERPRPFNDHEGLEVLIHGKTDFSFVSDHSTLAMGIAVGIFVANRKFGFIAIGLALFAGVSRIYMGVHYPTDVIGGFALGTAVTLLLAPLAMALLTPLMAAISRSPRVGWFVRSKKLSVAYTDERGDAMGIPEPRPGAGRGDAGEKDLAA, from the coding sequence ATGGCTGGACTCGAACTCGACGGGTCGAACCCGGACGTCAGTCTGCTCTACGACATCAACGGGCTCGCGAAGGCCGCTCCGACCTGGTTCGACCGGACCATGGAGTTCGTCGGCGAGTACGGGATCATGTTCGGCCTGGTCCTGGTGGGCCTGTGGTGCTGGTGGAGCATGCGCAAGCGAGGGACGCTCGACGACTCGGTGACGGCTGCCGCCGCCATCGTCTGGGCTCCGCTCGCCGCCGCGATCGCGATCATCATCAACATCCCGATCCGCGGATTCGTCGAACGGCCTCGTCCGTTCAACGACCACGAAGGCCTTGAGGTCCTGATCCACGGCAAGACGGACTTCTCGTTCGTCAGTGACCACTCCACGCTGGCCATGGGCATCGCCGTCGGCATCTTCGTGGCGAACCGGAAGTTCGGCTTCATCGCGATCGGCCTCGCGCTCTTCGCGGGTGTCAGCCGGATCTACATGGGCGTCCACTACCCGACCGACGTGATCGGTGGGTTCGCCCTCGGTACGGCCGTCACCCTGCTCCTGGCGCCGCTCGCCATGGCGCTGCTGACTCCGCTGATGGCGGCGATCTCGCGTTCGCCGCGCGTCGGCTGGTTCGTCCGCTCCAAGAAGCTGTCCGTCGCGTACACCGATGAGCGCGGCGACGCGATGGGCATCCCCGAGCCGCGGCCCGGGGCCGGACGCGGCGACGCCGGGGAAAAGGATCTCGCCGCCTGA
- a CDS encoding metal-sensitive transcriptional regulator, protein MTTTGTTGTESAGAAAPDPEATAPADVVTDHDRGIHGYHHQKDEHLKRLRRIEGQIRGLQRMVDEDVYCIDILTQVSASTKALQSFALQLLEEHLRHCVADAAVKGGEEIDAKVEEATKAIARLLRT, encoded by the coding sequence ATGACCACGACCGGGACCACGGGGACGGAATCGGCGGGCGCGGCGGCCCCTGACCCCGAGGCGACCGCCCCCGCGGACGTCGTCACCGACCACGACCGCGGCATCCACGGCTACCACCACCAGAAGGACGAACACCTCAAACGGCTGCGACGGATCGAGGGCCAGATCCGCGGCCTCCAGCGCATGGTCGACGAGGACGTCTACTGCATCGACATACTCACCCAGGTCTCGGCCTCCACGAAGGCCCTGCAGTCCTTCGCCCTCCAGCTGCTGGAGGAGCACCTGCGCCACTGCGTCGCCGACGCGGCGGTCAAGGGCGGCGAGGAGATCGACGCGAAGGTCGAAGAGGCCACGAAGGCGATCGCCCGCCTGCTGCGTACGTGA
- a CDS encoding DUF47 domain-containing protein has protein sequence MRFRLTPRETSFYDMFSASADNIVTGSKLLMELLGADSASRVEIAERMRAAEHAGDDATHAIFHQLNSSFITPFDREDIYKLASSLDDIMDFMEEAVDLVVLYQVQELPKGVEQQIEVLARAAELTAEAMPGLRTMDNLTEYWIEVNRLENQADQIHRKLLAHLFNGKYDAMEVLKLKQIVDVLEEAADAFEHVANTVETIAVKES, from the coding sequence GTGCGCTTTCGTCTGACCCCCAGGGAGACGAGCTTCTACGACATGTTCTCCGCGTCCGCGGACAACATTGTCACGGGCTCGAAACTCCTGATGGAACTGCTCGGGGCGGATTCTGCCTCCCGAGTCGAGATCGCGGAGCGGATGCGGGCAGCGGAGCACGCGGGGGACGATGCCACCCACGCGATCTTCCACCAGCTCAACTCCTCCTTCATCACGCCGTTCGACCGCGAGGACATCTACAAGCTGGCGTCCTCGCTCGACGACATCATGGACTTCATGGAGGAGGCCGTCGACCTGGTCGTCCTCTACCAGGTCCAGGAGCTTCCCAAGGGCGTCGAGCAGCAGATCGAGGTGCTGGCCCGGGCGGCGGAGCTGACCGCCGAGGCCATGCCGGGGCTGCGGACCATGGACAACCTCACGGAGTACTGGATCGAGGTCAACCGGCTGGAGAACCAGGCCGACCAGATCCACCGCAAGCTGCTCGCCCACCTCTTCAACGGCAAGTACGACGCCATGGAGGTGCTGAAGCTCAAGCAGATCGTGGACGTGCTGGAAGAGGCGGCTGACGCTTTCGAGCACGTCGCCAACACCGTGGAGACCATCGCGGTCAAGGAGTCCTGA
- a CDS encoding inorganic phosphate transporter, translating to MDTFALIVTIGVALGFTYTNGFHDSANAIATSVSTRALTPRAALAMAAVMNLAGAFLGQGVAKTVSEGLIATPVGQKGMGILFAALVGAIIWNLITWYFGLPSSSSHALFGGMVGAALAGGTDVIWSGVLEKVVIPMFISPVVGLLVGYLVMVGIMWMFRNANPHKAKRGFRIAQTVSAAGMALGHGLQDAQKTMGIVVMALVIADIEGPNDEIPIWVKIACAVMLSLGTYAGGWRIMRTLGRKIIELDPPQGFAAETTGASIMFGSAFLFHAPISTTHVITSAIMGVGATKRVNAVRWGVAKNIILGWFITMPAAALVAALSYGAVFLFFG from the coding sequence GTGGACACCTTTGCGCTGATCGTGACCATCGGTGTCGCGCTCGGATTCACGTATACGAACGGCTTCCACGACTCGGCGAACGCCATCGCCACCTCTGTCTCCACCCGGGCGCTGACCCCGCGTGCGGCCCTGGCGATGGCGGCGGTGATGAACCTCGCCGGTGCCTTCCTGGGCCAGGGGGTCGCCAAGACCGTCAGCGAAGGCCTCATCGCCACGCCCGTGGGGCAGAAGGGGATGGGCATCCTGTTCGCGGCGCTGGTCGGCGCGATCATCTGGAACCTCATCACCTGGTACTTCGGCCTCCCCTCCTCGTCCTCGCACGCCCTGTTCGGCGGGATGGTCGGGGCGGCGCTGGCCGGTGGTACGGATGTGATCTGGTCCGGGGTGCTGGAGAAGGTCGTCATCCCGATGTTCATCTCCCCGGTCGTCGGCCTGCTGGTCGGCTACCTGGTGATGGTCGGCATCATGTGGATGTTCCGGAACGCCAACCCGCACAAGGCCAAGCGCGGCTTCCGGATCGCGCAGACGGTCTCGGCGGCGGGCATGGCGCTCGGCCACGGTCTCCAGGACGCCCAGAAGACGATGGGCATCGTGGTGATGGCCCTGGTCATCGCCGATATCGAGGGCCCCAACGACGAGATCCCCATCTGGGTGAAGATCGCCTGTGCGGTGATGCTCTCGCTGGGTACGTACGCGGGTGGCTGGCGCATCATGCGGACCCTCGGCCGGAAGATCATCGAGCTGGACCCGCCGCAGGGCTTCGCGGCGGAGACGACCGGCGCGTCGATCATGTTCGGCTCGGCGTTCCTCTTCCACGCCCCGATCTCCACGACGCACGTCATCACCTCCGCGATCATGGGCGTCGGCGCCACGAAGCGGGTGAACGCCGTGCGCTGGGGCGTCGCGAAGAACATCATCCTCGGCTGGTTCATCACCATGCCGGCCGCGGCGCTGGTGGCCGCTCTCAGCTATGGAGCGGTGTTCCTGTTCTTCGGCTGA
- the pstB gene encoding phosphate ABC transporter ATP-binding protein PstB: MAKRIDVSGLSAFYGTHRAIDDISMTVEPRSVTAFIGPSGCGKSTFLRTLNRMHEVTPGGRVEGKVLLDDENLYARDVDPVAVRRTVGMVFQRPNPFPTMSIFDNVAAGLRLNGTYKKSELTDVVEKSLKGANLWNEVKDRLNKPGSGLSGGQQQRLCIARAIAVEPQVLLMDEPCSALDPISTLAIEDLIGELKERFTIVIVTHNMQQAARVSDRTAFFNLAAVGQPGKLIEIDETERIFANPSVQATEDYISGRFG, encoded by the coding sequence ATGGCCAAGCGCATCGATGTCAGCGGGCTGAGCGCCTTCTACGGCACGCACCGTGCGATCGACGACATCTCGATGACCGTCGAGCCCCGCTCCGTGACGGCCTTCATCGGCCCGTCCGGCTGCGGAAAGTCCACCTTCCTGCGCACCCTGAACCGCATGCACGAGGTGACCCCCGGCGGTCGCGTCGAGGGCAAGGTGCTGCTGGACGACGAGAACCTCTACGCCAGGGACGTCGACCCGGTCGCCGTCCGCCGCACCGTCGGCATGGTCTTCCAGCGCCCGAACCCCTTCCCGACCATGTCGATCTTCGACAACGTCGCGGCGGGTCTGCGTCTGAACGGCACGTACAAGAAGAGCGAGCTCACGGACGTCGTGGAGAAGTCGCTCAAGGGCGCCAACCTCTGGAACGAGGTCAAGGACCGGCTCAACAAGCCCGGCTCCGGCCTCTCCGGCGGCCAGCAGCAGCGACTGTGCATCGCCCGCGCCATCGCGGTCGAGCCTCAGGTCCTGCTGATGGACGAGCCGTGCTCGGCGCTCGACCCGATCTCGACCCTCGCCATCGAGGACCTGATCGGCGAGCTGAAGGAGCGCTTCACGATCGTCATCGTGACGCACAACATGCAGCAGGCGGCCCGCGTCTCGGACCGTACGGCGTTCTTCAACCTGGCGGCCGTGGGCCAGCCCGGCAAGCTCATCGAGATCGACGAGACGGAGCGCATCTTCGCCAACCCGTCGGTCCAGGCCACGGAGGACTACATCTCCGGCCGCTTCGGCTGA
- the pstA gene encoding phosphate ABC transporter permease PstA, with the protein MSHTVQEKRPVAAPSHATLAHARMPRWAPAAIAVGSVATGCLIGFVAGLDSRTQWGMISALVFVAATYLITAKVEGSRQGKNRVATSLVWVCFLLAIVPLLSLAWITLSKGVTVLDGYFLTHSMSGLLDTEEGGGVYHALLGTIEQVAIAALIATPIGLLTAVYLVEYGRGRLARAVTFFVDVMTGIPSIVAGLFVLATWNLMLGFGPSGFAGSLALAILMMPVIVRSTEEMLKLVPNELREASLALGVPQWRTILKVVLPTAIGGITTGVMLAVARITGETAPVLLLVFGTKLINPNPFDGAQSSLPLYVYEQYSVGTTASVDRAWAGALVLIAFVMILNLVARGIARWKAPQTGR; encoded by the coding sequence ATGAGCCACACCGTCCAGGAAAAGCGCCCCGTCGCCGCCCCGTCGCACGCCACGCTCGCCCACGCAAGGATGCCCCGCTGGGCCCCCGCGGCCATCGCCGTCGGCTCGGTGGCCACCGGCTGCCTGATCGGGTTCGTGGCCGGGCTGGACAGCCGCACCCAGTGGGGCATGATCTCCGCCCTGGTCTTCGTGGCCGCCACCTACCTCATCACCGCGAAGGTGGAGGGCAGCCGCCAGGGCAAGAACCGTGTCGCCACGAGCCTGGTCTGGGTCTGCTTCCTGCTGGCCATCGTGCCGCTGCTCTCCCTCGCGTGGATCACCCTCAGCAAGGGCGTCACCGTCCTCGACGGCTACTTCCTCACGCACTCGATGAGCGGCCTCCTCGACACCGAGGAGGGCGGCGGCGTCTACCACGCCCTGCTCGGCACCATCGAGCAGGTGGCCATCGCGGCGCTCATCGCCACCCCGATCGGCCTGCTGACCGCCGTCTACCTGGTCGAGTACGGGCGGGGAAGGCTGGCCCGGGCCGTCACCTTCTTCGTCGACGTCATGACGGGCATCCCGTCGATCGTGGCCGGTCTCTTCGTCCTCGCCACCTGGAACCTCATGCTCGGGTTCGGCCCGTCCGGCTTCGCCGGTTCCCTGGCCCTCGCGATCCTGATGATGCCGGTGATCGTCCGCTCCACCGAGGAGATGCTCAAGCTCGTCCCGAACGAGCTCCGCGAGGCCTCCCTCGCCCTGGGCGTTCCCCAGTGGCGCACCATCCTGAAGGTGGTCCTGCCGACGGCGATCGGCGGCATCACGACGGGTGTGATGCTGGCGGTGGCCCGCATCACCGGCGAGACCGCCCCCGTCCTGCTGCTCGTCTTCGGCACGAAGCTGATCAATCCGAATCCCTTCGACGGAGCGCAGTCGTCACTGCCGCTGTACGTGTACGAGCAGTACTCCGTCGGCACGACGGCCTCGGTCGACCGCGCCTGGGCAGGCGCCCTGGTCCTGATCGCCTTCGTCATGATCCTCAACCTGGTGGCCCGCGGCATCGCCCGCTGGAAGGCCCCGCAGACCGGCCGCTGA
- the pstC gene encoding phosphate ABC transporter permease subunit PstC, translating into METATAPKQAPPPEQPTGAPRGKARPGDRIFLGLSKGSGITLLVIMAAIAAFLSYRTVLAISKDEANFLTTFEWNPAGDPPVFGIAVLAFGTIVSSVIAMVLAVPVAIGIALFISHFAPRRLAGPIAYLVDLLAAVPSIIYGLWGVVFLVPYLDGLNKWLDEYLGWTYIFERTSEGAARNLFTVGILLAIMILPIITNVTREVFLQSPKMHEEAALALGATRWEVIRMAVLPFGRSGIISASMLGLGRALGETMAVAVVLSPSFVLSGHLLDPGGGTFAQNIAAKFNEADEFGRDALIASGLVLFAITLLVNGAARAIIARRKEYSGANA; encoded by the coding sequence ATGGAAACAGCAACCGCACCCAAGCAAGCGCCGCCACCGGAGCAGCCCACAGGCGCTCCCCGCGGCAAGGCCCGACCCGGCGACCGGATCTTCCTCGGTCTGTCCAAGGGGTCCGGCATCACCCTCCTGGTGATCATGGCCGCCATCGCGGCCTTCCTCAGCTACCGCACCGTCCTCGCGATCTCCAAGGACGAGGCGAACTTCCTCACGACCTTCGAGTGGAACCCGGCCGGCGACCCGCCCGTCTTCGGTATCGCGGTCCTCGCCTTCGGCACCATCGTCAGCTCGGTCATCGCGATGGTGCTGGCCGTGCCGGTCGCCATCGGCATCGCGCTGTTCATCTCGCACTTCGCGCCGCGCCGGCTGGCCGGCCCGATAGCGTATTTGGTGGACCTGCTCGCCGCGGTCCCCAGCATCATCTACGGCCTCTGGGGCGTGGTCTTCCTCGTGCCCTACCTCGACGGCCTGAACAAGTGGCTGGACGAGTACCTCGGCTGGACCTACATCTTCGAGCGGACCAGCGAGGGCGCCGCCCGCAACCTCTTCACCGTCGGCATCCTGCTGGCGATCATGATCCTGCCGATCATCACCAACGTCACCCGCGAGGTCTTCCTCCAGTCGCCGAAGATGCACGAGGAAGCCGCTCTGGCCCTCGGTGCCACCCGCTGGGAAGTCATCCGGATGGCGGTCCTCCCCTTCGGCCGCTCCGGCATCATCAGCGCCTCGATGCTGGGGCTGGGCCGTGCGCTCGGCGAGACGATGGCCGTCGCCGTCGTCCTCTCCCCGAGCTTCGTGCTCTCCGGACACCTGCTGGATCCGGGCGGCGGCACCTTCGCCCAGAACATCGCCGCGAAGTTCAACGAGGCGGACGAATTCGGCCGTGACGCCCTGATCGCCTCCGGCCTGGTCCTCTTCGCCATCACCCTGCTGGTCAACGGCGCGGCCCGCGCGATCATCGCCCGCCGCAAGGAGTACTCGGGGGCCAACGCATGA
- the pstS gene encoding phosphate ABC transporter substrate-binding protein PstS — MKLQRKNRLRATALGALAVSGALVLTACGSDDNSSGGASGSGEKSTAASDVKCDDAKGQILAAGSSAQKNAMDIWVKEFQAACAGVEINYQPIGSGGGITKFTQGQVAFAGSDSALKPEEVTASQKICADGGKGINLPMVGGPVAIGFKLDGVDELVLDAPTLAKIFDTKITKWNDKAIADLNPDAKLPDTAIQAFHRSDESGTTQNLNKYLSVAAPDDWKFDASSKSWEAKGGQAASGSAGVASAVKDINGAIGYFELSYAAASDMTTVKIDTGAGAPVEATSENASKAIAAAKVKGTGNDVALELDYATKAEGAYPIILVTYEIACDKGNKAETLPSVKAFLNYAISDEGQKVLTDAHYAPMPAEIAAKVREIVPTLS, encoded by the coding sequence GTGAAGCTTCAGCGCAAGAACCGGCTTCGTGCCACCGCGCTCGGTGCCCTCGCCGTCTCCGGCGCCCTGGTCCTCACGGCGTGCGGTTCGGACGACAACAGCAGCGGAGGCGCCTCCGGAAGCGGCGAGAAGTCGACCGCCGCCTCGGACGTCAAGTGCGACGACGCCAAGGGCCAGATCCTGGCCGCCGGCTCCAGCGCGCAGAAGAACGCCATGGACATCTGGGTCAAGGAGTTCCAGGCCGCCTGCGCCGGCGTCGAGATCAACTACCAGCCCATCGGCTCGGGCGGCGGCATCACCAAGTTCACCCAGGGCCAGGTCGCCTTCGCGGGCTCCGACTCCGCCCTGAAGCCCGAAGAGGTCACCGCCTCCCAGAAGATCTGCGCGGACGGCGGCAAGGGCATCAACCTGCCGATGGTCGGCGGTCCGGTGGCCATCGGGTTCAAGCTCGACGGTGTCGACGAGCTCGTCCTCGACGCCCCGACCCTCGCCAAGATCTTCGACACGAAGATCACCAAGTGGAACGACAAGGCGATCGCCGACCTCAACCCGGACGCGAAGCTGCCGGACACCGCGATCCAGGCCTTCCACCGCTCGGACGAGTCGGGCACGACCCAGAACCTGAACAAGTACCTCAGCGTCGCCGCCCCCGACGACTGGAAGTTCGACGCCTCCTCGAAGTCCTGGGAGGCCAAGGGCGGCCAGGCGGCCAGCGGCTCGGCCGGCGTCGCCTCCGCCGTCAAGGACATCAACGGCGCCATCGGCTACTTCGAGCTCTCCTACGCCGCGGCCAGCGACATGACCACCGTCAAGATCGACACCGGTGCCGGCGCCCCGGTCGAGGCCACCTCGGAGAACGCCTCCAAGGCCATCGCCGCCGCCAAGGTCAAGGGCACCGGCAACGACGTGGCCCTGGAGCTCGACTACGCGACCAAGGCCGAGGGCGCCTACCCGATCATCCTGGTGACGTACGAGATCGCCTGCGACAAGGGCAACAAGGCCGAGACCCTGCCCTCCGTCAAGGCGTTCCTGAACTACGCGATCAGCGACGAGGGCCAGAAGGTCCTCACCGACGCGCACTACGCGCCGATGCCCGCCGAGATCGCGGCCAAGGTCCGCGAGATCGTCCCCACCCTGTCCTGA
- a CDS encoding NUDIX hydrolase, whose amino-acid sequence MSPTDSRAEPPGPPGHASAKPRTRTGTIRAAGCVLWRRAPGGDGVEICLVHRPRYDDWSFPKGKLKRGEEPLAAAVREVLEETGHHCTPGTRLPTARYLVDGRPKEVAYWAAEAADGAFEANDEVDRLLWLTPGAARARLTQPRDVQQLTALLDTLAAP is encoded by the coding sequence ATGAGCCCCACCGACAGCCGGGCAGAGCCCCCCGGCCCCCCGGGCCACGCCTCCGCGAAGCCCCGCACGCGGACCGGCACCATCCGCGCCGCGGGCTGCGTCCTGTGGCGCCGCGCCCCCGGCGGCGACGGCGTGGAGATCTGCCTCGTCCACCGGCCCCGCTACGACGACTGGTCCTTCCCCAAGGGCAAGCTGAAGCGCGGCGAGGAACCGCTGGCCGCCGCCGTACGGGAGGTGCTGGAGGAGACCGGTCACCACTGCACCCCGGGCACCCGGCTCCCCACCGCCCGCTACCTGGTGGACGGCCGCCCCAAGGAGGTCGCCTACTGGGCGGCCGAGGCGGCGGACGGCGCCTTCGAGGCGAACGACGAGGTGGACCGCCTCCTGTGGCTCACCCCGGGGGCGGCCCGCGCCCGCCTCACCCAGCCCCGGGACGTCCAGCAGCTGACCGCGCTGCTGGACACCCTCGCCGCGCCCTGA
- a CDS encoding CHAD domain-containing protein encodes MRRPDQQTTASAVSGSPEAARAPHPAEDLTTEAVLAPYLRAQAADFLRSLRLHHEHSAPSDAGGRDAEEAARALRRSARRISGSLHTFRGALDPLWADQLRTELAWLSGLLAREHAYAARLTRLVEALHQLSGVTLPAARAGKPAAPDAADAQGRAALGVGAARAAALLERRLTLARTRAHSAALQALGSSRFHAVADAVALLASDVPLAPGTTSRAPEALLEPAELAEQRLLAAVAALPPDDAAEPYNEAQDGPWHQARLLLRLHRYAHEVVLGTSDPSLAGPGHALDLHRDAVEAAAAAAAAARTPRIAPATAYALGVLHADQRHEVEAARAVFRETWPYTAAMTAP; translated from the coding sequence GTGCGACGCCCTGACCAGCAGACGACCGCCTCCGCCGTTTCCGGGAGCCCGGAGGCGGCGAGGGCCCCCCACCCGGCCGAGGACCTCACCACCGAGGCCGTTCTCGCGCCCTACCTGCGGGCGCAGGCCGCGGACTTCCTGCGGAGTCTGCGGCTGCACCACGAGCACAGCGCCCCCTCGGACGCCGGCGGACGCGACGCCGAGGAGGCCGCCCGCGCACTGCGCCGCTCGGCCCGCCGGATCAGCGGCTCGCTGCACACCTTCCGGGGTGCGCTCGACCCGCTCTGGGCCGATCAGCTCCGTACGGAACTGGCCTGGCTCTCCGGACTCCTCGCCCGCGAACACGCCTACGCCGCCCGCCTGACCCGGCTCGTCGAGGCCCTGCACCAGCTCTCCGGGGTCACCCTCCCGGCCGCCCGGGCCGGCAAACCCGCCGCGCCCGACGCCGCCGACGCCCAGGGCCGCGCCGCGCTCGGGGTCGGGGCGGCCCGGGCCGCCGCCCTGCTGGAACGCCGCCTCACCCTCGCCCGGACCCGGGCGCACTCCGCGGCCCTCCAGGCCCTGGGCTCCTCCCGCTTCCACGCGGTCGCCGACGCGGTGGCGCTGCTGGCCTCCGACGTCCCGCTGGCCCCCGGCACCACGAGCCGGGCCCCCGAAGCCCTCCTGGAACCCGCCGAGCTCGCCGAGCAGCGCCTCCTGGCCGCGGTGGCCGCCCTCCCGCCCGACGACGCGGCCGAGCCGTACAACGAGGCGCAGGACGGCCCCTGGCACCAGGCCCGCCTGCTGCTGCGCCTGCACCGGTACGCCCACGAGGTCGTCCTGGGCACCTCCGACCCGTCCCTGGCCGGCCCGGGGCACGCCCTCGACCTGCACCGGGACGCGGTGGAGGCGGCCGCGGCGGCGGCCGCGGCGGCCCGTACCCCCCGGATCGCCCCGGCCACGGCGTACGCGCTGGGCGTCCTCCACGCGGACCAGCGGCACGAGGTGGAGGCGGCCCGGGCGGTGTTCCGGGAGACCTGGCCGTACACAGCGGCCATGACGGCCCCATGA
- a CDS encoding RNA degradosome polyphosphate kinase: MSQQPSSEVPVQPAQPSVGSLAAHRPHAVAGPASNGVGFSTAADLDPDLDADADAYEPDRDGDELPQGRFLDRERSWLAFNERVLELAEDPATPVLERANFLAIFASNLDEFFMVRVAGLKRRIATGVATRSASGLQPREVLDLIWTRSRELMARHAACFQQDIAPALSDEGIQLIRWPDLTEKEQARLFTFFRQRVFPVLTPLAVDPAHPFPYISGLSLNLAVVVRNPVSGHRHFARVKVPPLLTRFLEASPQRYVPIEDVIAAHLEELFPGMEVLAHHMFRVTRNEDLEVEEDDAENLLQALEKELMRRRFGPPVRLEVEESIDPYVLDLLVRELKVSDAEVYPLPGPLDLTGLFAIASLDRPELKFPKFIAGTHRDLAEVESASAPDIFAALRERDVLLHHPYDSFSTSVQAFLEQAAGDPDVLAIKQTLYRTSGDSPIVDALIDAAESGKQVLVLVEIKARFDEQANIKWARKLEESGCHVVYGLVGLKTHCKLSLVVRQEGDTLRRYSHVGTGNYHPKTARLYEDLGLLTADPQVGADLSDLFNRLSGYSRRETYRRLLVAPKSLRDGLIARINKEIAHHRSGRPAYVRFKVNSMVDEAIIDACYRAAQAGVPVDIWVRGICAIRPGVAGLSENIRVRSILGRFLEHSRIFAFGNGGEPEVWFGSADMMHRNLDRRIEALVRVTDPAHRAALSRLLETGMADTTSSWHLGPDGNWTRHATDADGQPLRHVQEMLIDARRRRRATP; encoded by the coding sequence ATGAGCCAGCAGCCCAGCTCCGAGGTCCCGGTCCAGCCCGCCCAGCCGTCCGTCGGCTCGCTCGCCGCGCACCGGCCGCACGCCGTGGCCGGCCCCGCGTCCAACGGGGTCGGCTTCTCCACCGCCGCCGACCTGGACCCCGACCTCGACGCCGACGCGGACGCGTACGAGCCCGACCGGGACGGTGACGAGCTGCCCCAGGGCCGCTTCCTGGACCGGGAGCGCAGCTGGCTCGCGTTCAACGAACGTGTGCTGGAGCTGGCCGAGGACCCGGCCACACCCGTCCTCGAACGGGCTAATTTCCTCGCCATCTTCGCCTCGAACCTCGACGAGTTCTTCATGGTCCGGGTGGCCGGTCTCAAACGCCGCATCGCCACCGGCGTCGCCACCCGCTCCGCCTCCGGACTCCAGCCCCGCGAGGTCCTCGACCTGATCTGGACCCGCTCGCGCGAGCTCATGGCCCGGCACGCGGCCTGTTTCCAGCAGGACATCGCCCCGGCCCTGTCCGACGAGGGCATCCAGCTGATCCGCTGGCCGGACCTGACCGAGAAGGAACAGGCCCGGCTGTTCACCTTCTTCCGGCAGCGCGTCTTCCCGGTCCTGACCCCGCTGGCCGTCGACCCCGCGCACCCCTTCCCGTACATCTCCGGGCTCTCCCTCAACCTCGCCGTCGTCGTCCGCAACCCGGTCAGCGGCCACCGGCACTTCGCACGCGTCAAGGTCCCGCCGCTGCTGACCCGCTTCCTGGAGGCGTCCCCGCAGCGGTACGTGCCCATCGAGGACGTCATCGCGGCACACCTGGAGGAGCTGTTCCCGGGGATGGAGGTGCTGGCGCACCACATGTTCCGGGTCACCAGGAACGAGGACCTGGAGGTCGAGGAGGACGACGCGGAGAACCTGCTCCAGGCGCTGGAGAAGGAGCTCATGCGCCGCCGCTTCGGCCCGCCGGTCCGGCTGGAGGTCGAGGAGTCCATCGACCCGTACGTCCTCGATCTGCTGGTCCGCGAGCTGAAGGTGTCCGACGCGGAGGTCTACCCGCTGCCCGGACCGCTCGACCTCACCGGACTCTTCGCCATCGCCTCGCTGGACCGGCCGGAGCTGAAGTTCCCCAAGTTCATCGCGGGCACCCACCGGGACCTGGCCGAGGTGGAGTCCGCCTCCGCGCCCGACATCTTCGCTGCCCTGCGCGAACGGGACGTCCTGCTCCACCACCCGTACGACTCGTTCTCCACCTCCGTCCAGGCGTTCCTGGAGCAGGCGGCGGGCGACCCGGACGTGCTGGCCATCAAGCAGACGCTGTACCGCACCTCCGGCGACTCCCCGATAGTGGACGCCCTGATCGACGCGGCCGAGTCCGGCAAGCAGGTCCTCGTCCTCGTCGAGATCAAGGCCCGCTTCGACGAGCAGGCCAACATCAAGTGGGCCCGCAAGCTGGAGGAGTCCGGCTGCCATGTCGTGTACGGACTCGTCGGGCTGAAGACCCACTGCAAGCTCTCGCTCGTCGTCCGCCAGGAGGGCGACACGCTGCGCCGCTACTCCCACGTCGGCACCGGCAACTACCACCCCAAGACCGCCAGGCTGTACGAGGACCTCGGCCTGCTCACGGCGGACCCGCAGGTCGGGGCGGACCTCTCCGACCTGTTCAACCGGCTCTCCGGCTACTCCCGCCGCGAGACCTACCGCCGTCTCCTGGTCGCCCCGAAGTCCCTGCGCGACGGGCTGATCGCCCGGATCAACAAGGAGATCGCCCACCACCGCTCGGGCCGCCCCGCCTACGTACGGTTCAAGGTCAATTCGATGGTCGACGAAGCGATCATCGACGCCTGCTACCGCGCCGCCCAGGCGGGCGTGCCCGTCGACATCTGGGTGCGCGGGATCTGCGCGATCCGCCCCGGCGTCGCCGGCCTCTCCGAGAACATCCGGGTCCGTTCCATACTCGGCCGCTTCCTCGAACACTCCCGGATCTTCGCCTTCGGCAACGGCGGCGAGCCCGAGGTGTGGTTCGGCAGCGCCGACATGATGCACCGCAACCTCGACCGCCGGATCGAAGCCCTGGTCCGGGTCACCGACCCCGCCCACCGCGCCGCGCTCAGCCGACTCCTGGAGACCGGTATGGCCGATACCACCTCCTCCTGGCACCTGGGTCCCGACGGCAACTGGACGCGGCACGCCACGGACGCGGACGGCCAGCCGCTGCGGCACGTCCAGGAGATGCTCATCGATGCCCGGAGGCGCCGGCGTGCGACGCCCTGA